TGTTTTTCTCCTTCCCCTCGTGCGGGACTCGCAGAGCTGCGCAGCAGAGGTCGGGGCTTGAAAAGCTGCGCAGCAGAGGGGGGCAGCGAGTCGAGCGTCCCAGACGACGTTTCTTCCATGGACCACTCATACGGATTCCGGATCATCCGTTACAGCCCCTCCGCGTCGCTTCGGTGCTTCCACGCCTCTCCGTCACCGTTTTTCCTTCTCCCTCCGGTCGGGTTGATCAGTTATGGAATAACTGATCAACCGGAATCCTTATCACTACGCTTGAACACTGTCCGCACCATTGGCTGAGACGGATTCCGGTTGAGAAATGCCAAAAACGGTTCAACCTGAGCAGCGCGAGGAGGAAAAAACGTCTTCCGGGAAAGGAGCGATTGAATCGGGAGCCCCCGATTCGGTCACGGAGTAAACGGCAACCAGATGAATGCCGGACGCACTCAGCGCGCGCGGGTCTGATCCGGAATCAGCAGGGTCTTGAGGGCCGGACTGCTCCCCCAGACACTGCGCAGGCTGCTCTGCACCACCGAGTCGCGCACGGCCCGGTACAGCGCTGGCTGCAGGCTGGCCGAAGGGTACACGGCGCGCTTGCCTTCTGTGCCCACCTTCACGTCCAGCGGCAGGCCCAGCGCCAGCGCGGCCACCAGCATGCCGCCCAGCAGAAAGCCGCCCAGGGCCCCGGCCCCCAGGTGCCAGGGGTGCTCCAGGGGGGTCTGAATCAGGCGCAGGGTCATGACCGCAATCCCCACGCCAAGAAGGGCCGCAAGCAGGGCGGCGGCCGGGCCACCCACCAGGGCGTTGGCCAGAAAGCACGCCGCCAGGCCCCCCACACCCCAGGCCAGCCCGGCCAGGCCGCGCCGCGCCCCCAGGGCGGTCAGCACAGCCCACAGGGTCACGAGCAGGGCATCAAACCAGGTGATCACCCCCGCAGTGTACCGGGGGCCGCTTACAAATTCCTGCCCGTATAGGCTACGGTGTGCCCGTCTGGGCTGCCCTACACTGGGTCCATGATTCGCGTTCTGCTCGTGGATGACCACGCGCTGTTCCGTCAGGGACTGCGCAGCCTGCTCGAAAGCGAGGGCATGCGCGTGATTGGCGAAGCCGCCAACGGCCGCGAGGCCATCCGCTACGCCGCCGACACCCACCCCGACGTGATCCTGATGGACATCCAGATGCCTGATCTGGACGGCGTCAAAGCCACCCAGAGCATCCTGGAGATTGACCCGCAGGCCCGGGTGATCATGATCACCATGTACCGGCAGGATCGCTACGTGTTTGAGGCGGTCAAGGCCGGCGCGCGCGGCTACGTGCTCAAGGACGCCGACGCCGCCACCCTCCTGGACGTCATCCGCCGGGTGGCGGCCGGCGAGGCGCTGCTGGACCCGGACATGGCCCAGAACGTTCTGGACGATTTCCGCGACAAGCGCGAAGAACTGCCCAGCGAAAAGCACGCCGACCTGAACGAGCGCGAAACCATGATCCTCAAGCTGCTGGCCCAGGGCTTTTCCAACCAGGACATCGCCCTGCGCCTGGACATCAGCGAGAAGACGGTGCGCAACCGCCTCTCGGAGATCTTTACCAAGCTGCAGCTGAACAACCGCACCCAGGCGGCGCTGTACGCCATTCGCGAGGGCATTGCCAACCTTGAGTAAGCAGGGCCGCTCAGATAACCGCCGTGTGGCGCCCCCGGCCGCCGCCGCGCCCGTGACCTTTCAGGCCGGCTGTGGCCGCGAATGGAGCCTGCCCAGCCAGGAACCGGATCTGGCCTACACCGAGCAGGCCTTTCCCGAATGCCCCGGCTGCCTGCACCGCGTGGAACCCGAAGGCACCCTGCCCTTCTGCACCCTGCGTCCGGTGGGCACGGCCCACCCTTTTGCTGCTCTCTCGGGGCTCTCGTGGCTGGACGAGTAGCAGAGGCGCTGGTGCAGGGCGGTCTGCCCGCGTTTCAGGAACGCTTGATCGGCGCAGGTTTTCCGGGTCAGGTGGGGCTGCGCATCTGCACCCTGGACGGCACAGAACTGGTGGCCTGGCACGCCGACGAGGTGTTCCCGGCCGCCAGCACCATTAAGGTGCCGCTGCTGATCCTGGCGCTGCAGCAGGCCCAGGCGGGGCGCCTGCCGCTGCACGGGCGCGTGACCATGAGTGCCGACGACCGCGCCGGGGGCGCTGGGGTGCTGCACGAACTGGCCCCGGGCCTCGCGCTGACGTGGCAGGACGTCCTGACCCTGATGATCGTGGTGAGCGACAACACCGCCACGAACATGGTCATTGAGGCCCTGGGCGTGGACACCGTGAACGCTTGGTTGACTGCGCAGGGTCTCACCGGCACCCGCCTCGTGGGCAAGTTGCAACGGCCGCCCCACCTGCAAAACGGAGCGCAGCGCCGGGGCGAGCGCAATGCCACCACCGCCCGCGACCAGACCGAGGTGCTGCGCGCCCTGACGGCCGGCGAGTGGCTGGACCCCGAGCACACGGCGCTGGCGCTGGACATTCTGGCGCGTCAGCAGTACCGCGACATCATCGGCCGCCGGGTCCCGCGTGACGACCAGGGCGAGCTGCGTTACCGGGTAGCCAGCAAAAGCGGCGAGCTGCTAGGCGTTCGCCATGATGTGGGGCTGCTCTGGACGCCCCGGCCCCTGGTGGTGGCGCTGCTTTCCCGCAGCGGCGCCGACCCCCGCGAACATCCCGAAAACCGCGACGTGGTGGCCCTGGCCGACGCCCTCTGGCCCCTCCTGGCGGAACTGGGGCAGGCAGGCCAGGAGGGGGACATTTAACCGCTCGGTCAGGCGCATCATACAGGGTGCCAGAGCCCTGCTTTCTGCTTTGGGAGCGCGGCTGGGCGCGTGTTCGGCGCGTGGTATGCTGACCCGCATTAGGCCAGTTAGGCGCAGGTTTTCCCGTCCGCGAAGCGGGGCGGAACTGTACAGGCCACTTCACGCTGAGGGAGAGGGAACGTGGAAAGAAACGACGCTGTCATGCCCTGGGTCGCCATCGTGTGTGCGGCCATCATGTGGATTATCCTGCTGTTCTTGTTCAACAAGGAAACGGCCCCCAAGCCAGTGGTTGCTGACCCGGCCCTGGTTGCCAGCATCAGCAAGGAATGGCCTACACTCGGCAAAGAGACGTACGGCACCTGCGCCGGCTGTCACGGCGCTCAGGGTCAGGGGGCCGTGGGCCCCGCACTGGCAGGCAACGCCAAGATTGTCAAAGATCCAGCGTATGTCTACAACATCATCACCAAGGGGAAGGGTGGCATGCCTGCCCAGACCCAGCTGAATGAGAACCAGGTGTATGCGGTTGCCAACTACGTCTTGCATTCCTGGGGCAACAACATTGAAGAGCCCCTGACCCCGGCGACTGTGCAGGCCAGCCAGACCAAGATTGATCCGGCTGTGCTGAAAAACCGTAGCCGCATTGTCCCCGAAGACCTCAAGTTGCCCGAAATCTTCCTGGCCACCTTCGTGATGGTGCTGCTCACGTACGGCTTGATCGGGCTGTACAGCGTCTGGGCTGAAGGTCAGGAGCTCCACCCCGGCATTCACAAGGTGCGCTCCACCCCGCTGGCGACCCTGGGCATCATCACCACCCTGGGCCTGACCGTGCTGTTCAGCATTCTCTTCGTGCGCCAGATGGTCACCGACTTTGCGGGCTGGGCGGCCAAAGAGCCGGTGATGCCCAACGTGACGATGGAAGGCTTCTACGCCGCCATGATCCTGCTGATGCTGGCCGCCAGCATCGCGCTCTACAAGAAATTCTTCATGGACGGCGAAGTGCTGGTCGAAGACGCCAGCGGCGAATTCCCCTGGTAAGAGAGGTTAGAGAACATGACCCGTTACAAGAAACAAGACCCGGAAATCACGCGCCGCCGCTTCGTCAACGCGGCAATGGGCGGCGCGGCGGCGGTGGGCACCCTGGGGCTGGTCAGCGCTTTGGGCGGGGCCAAACCCGTCTTGCGCATCACGCCTGACAAGGCGCCTCCCCGTAAAGGCGACATTCTGGTCCACGCCGGTGCAGGCAAGGAAGGCCAACCCATCCTGGTCTCCGAGGTTGGAGAAAAGGCCGTGTCTGCTTGGCCAATGGGCAAGGACAAAGACGGCAACATGGTGATCCGAAAGGCTGAACCGAACAACCAGATGGCCGTCTTCCGCTTCGACAAGGACAAATTTAAGGTGCCCGAAGAGGGTGGTCACTCGCCGGTGGTTCTGAAGCTTGAGGGCATCACAGACAACGGAATTGTGGCCTACTCCAACAAATGCACCCACGCGGGCTGCCCACCACCCAATGATCCCAAGGACATCACCAAGCTGTTCTGTGGGTGTCATTCCGGGCAGTACGATCTGCTGCAGGGCTGCAAAGTGATCGGGGGACCGCCTCCGCGTTCCATGCCCCAGGTGCCTATCAAGATTGAGAACAATCAACTGGTGGTCACCGAAACGTTCGTAACGGCCCCGTTCGGATTTCTGAATGAAGCAGATTGGGAAGCTTACCTGAAGCGGGTAGAGGAGGTCCTTGGATGAACCAGTGGCTGGATGAC
The nucleotide sequence above comes from Deinococcus multiflagellatus. Encoded proteins:
- a CDS encoding response regulator; the encoded protein is MIRVLLVDDHALFRQGLRSLLESEGMRVIGEAANGREAIRYAADTHPDVILMDIQMPDLDGVKATQSILEIDPQARVIMITMYRQDRYVFEAVKAGARGYVLKDADAATLLDVIRRVAAGEALLDPDMAQNVLDDFRDKREELPSEKHADLNERETMILKLLAQGFSNQDIALRLDISEKTVRNRLSEIFTKLQLNNRTQAALYAIREGIANLE
- a CDS encoding serine hydrolase, producing MAGRVAEALVQGGLPAFQERLIGAGFPGQVGLRICTLDGTELVAWHADEVFPAASTIKVPLLILALQQAQAGRLPLHGRVTMSADDRAGGAGVLHELAPGLALTWQDVLTLMIVVSDNTATNMVIEALGVDTVNAWLTAQGLTGTRLVGKLQRPPHLQNGAQRRGERNATTARDQTEVLRALTAGEWLDPEHTALALDILARQQYRDIIGRRVPRDDQGELRYRVASKSGELLGVRHDVGLLWTPRPLVVALLSRSGADPREHPENRDVVALADALWPLLAELGQAGQEGDI
- a CDS encoding c-type cytochrome, which produces MERNDAVMPWVAIVCAAIMWIILLFLFNKETAPKPVVADPALVASISKEWPTLGKETYGTCAGCHGAQGQGAVGPALAGNAKIVKDPAYVYNIITKGKGGMPAQTQLNENQVYAVANYVLHSWGNNIEEPLTPATVQASQTKIDPAVLKNRSRIVPEDLKLPEIFLATFVMVLLTYGLIGLYSVWAEGQELHPGIHKVRSTPLATLGIITTLGLTVLFSILFVRQMVTDFAGWAAKEPVMPNVTMEGFYAAMILLMLAASIALYKKFFMDGEVLVEDASGEFPW
- a CDS encoding QcrA and Rieske domain-containing protein — translated: MTRYKKQDPEITRRRFVNAAMGGAAAVGTLGLVSALGGAKPVLRITPDKAPPRKGDILVHAGAGKEGQPILVSEVGEKAVSAWPMGKDKDGNMVIRKAEPNNQMAVFRFDKDKFKVPEEGGHSPVVLKLEGITDNGIVAYSNKCTHAGCPPPNDPKDITKLFCGCHSGQYDLLQGCKVIGGPPPRSMPQVPIKIENNQLVVTETFVTAPFGFLNEADWEAYLKRVEEVLG